The sequence AGACTTTGCAAAGGCGGGGGGCTCAGATCCGGAAGCTGCCCACCAGTTGCTGCAGGCGTGCGGCCTGCTGGTCGAGGTCGGCGCAGGCGCGCAGGGTGGCCTGGAGGTTTTCCACGCCTTCCTGGTTGAGGGTGTTGATCTCGGTGATGTCCATGTTCAGCGAGTCGACCACGGCAGTCTGCTCCTCGGTGGCGGTGGCCACCGACTGGTTCATGCCGTCGATCTCGCCGATGCGGTTGGTCACGCTGCCCAGGCGTTCGCCGGCCTGGTTGGCGATTTCCACGCTCTGCTCGCTGTAGCGCTGGCTCTCGGTCATGGTGCTGACCGCCTCGCGGGCGCCCACCTGTAGTTCCTCGATCATCTGCTGGATTTCCTGGGCCGACTCCTGGGTGCGGTGGGCCAGGTTGCGCACCTCATCCGCCACCACGGCGAAGCCACGGCCGGCTTCCCCGGCGCGCGCCGCTTCGATGGCGGCGTTGAGCGCCAGCAGGTTGGTCTGCTCGGAAATGCCTTTGATCACTTCGAGGATCTGGCCGATGTTCACCGTCTTGCTGTTCAGGGTCTCGATGTTGCCGCAGGAGGCACGGATCTTCCCGGACAGCTCGTTCATCGCCGAGATGGTGCGCTCCACCACCTGGCGGCCGTCTTCGGCCAGGGTGCGCGCGGAGGAGGCCTGGTGCGAGGCGTCGGCGGCGTTGCGGGCGATCTCCTGGGCGGCGGCGCCCAGCTCGTTGATCGCCGCGGCGACGCTGTTGGTGCGATTGGCCTGCTCGTCGGAGTTGCTCATGGACGAGTTGGAGGCGTTGAGCACCAGCTTGGCCACCTGGTTGACCTGGGTGGTGGCCGAGGACACCTCGCGGATCGAGCCGTGGATACGCTCGACGAAGCGGTTGAAGGAGGTCGCCACGGCGCCGAATTCGTCGTGGGCCTGCACGGTCAGGCGCTTGGTCAGGTCGCCGTCGCCTTCGGCGATGTCGCGCATGGCGTGGCCGAGCTGATGCAGCGGTTGCATCAGCAGGCGGATCAGCATGCCCAGCAGCAGCACGGTGGCGGCCACGGCGATCAGGGTGGCGATGATGGCCGAGGTGCGCACTTCGTCGAGCATGGCGAAGGCGGCATCCTGGTCGAGCACCAGGGCCACGTACCAGTTGGCCGAGGGCAGGCCCTCCAGCGGGGTGAAGGCGATGAACTGGGTCTTGCCGTCCACCTCGATCTCGCTGACGCCGGCCTGCACCTTCGGGGTGTCCTGGGGGTAGACCGTGTCGATGCCCTTGAGGATGTAGCGGCTGTCCGGGTGCAGCAGCACCTTGCCCTGGGCGCTGACCAGGAAGGCATGGCCGTGGCCCTGGAACTTCAGCGAATCCAGCAGCTGGGCGATGCTCGCCAGCTCCATGTCGGCGCCGGCCACGCCGACCATCTGGCCGTCCTGGCGCACCGGGGTGGCGATGGTGATCACCAGTTTCTGCGAGGACGCGGCCACGTAGGGCTCGGTGAGCGCGCTGCCCTGGGCGGCGTTGGCCGCCTGGTACCAGCCACGGGCGCGCGGGTCGTAGTCGGCGGGGCGGTTGCCGGCGGGCACCGAGGTCATGGCGCCATCCGCGCCGCCGAAGTAGGTGAGCTGGAAGCGCTGGCCGTACACCGGCAGATTCAGCGCGGCGTGCAGCGGATCGCCCTGCTGGCCGTTGGCCGAGAGCTGCTGGGCCAGGGACTCCACCAGCTGGATGCGACCTTCCAGCCAGGTCTTGATATTGCGGGTGGCCAGGCTGCCCACTTCTTCCAGAGAGGCGTGCACGTCGGCGTTCAGGGCCTGGCGCTGGCGGTAGTCGTTGAACAGCACGAAGAGGGTGAAGGCCACGATCATGACCAGCGAGGCGGCCAGCAGGATCTTCTGGCTGAACTTCAGGGTGGAGGGCATCGCAAGGTATCCGTCCTAGGTGTCGGCGGGGTACGCCGGTGGCCGCGCGCAGGTTGTGCCTGCGGCGGGTCAGTCGATCCAGGGGCGCGCACCACGGGTTTATCCCGGCGCCGCAAAGCGGGTCGGGGAGGCGGGAACGGGGTGCTGGGGGCTGCCTGGATCACGGCCGCCGGGGTATCGACGTGCCGCGTGCCCTCACCGGTTGATGGTTATTGTCCGGAGTGGGGCGATTTTCGCGCTCCCGGCAGAGCTGCCGGGAGCGGGGTGCGAATGCTGGCATTTTGACGTCAAATGCAGAATCGCCGTTAGTCGGATTTGCGGCAAAGATGTGCAGCATTGAGTCGGGGCAGGGGTGTTGTGGGGGCGAATGCATTCGCCCCCACAGGTTCGTCACAGCTGTTTCAGCATCTCCTCCAGGTGCACGTACTCCATGTGGTGCGCGGCGGCGACGCTGCCATTGGTGAGGCGCCCCTTGGCCACGTTGAGGCCGTGGCGCAGGTGCAGGTCGTCTTCCAGGGCGCGGCGGGTGCCTTTCTGCGCCAGGGCGATGACGAAGGGCAGGGTGGCGTTGTTCAGCGCCAGGGTGGAGGTGCGCGCCACGGCGCCGGGCATGTTCGCCACGCAGTAGTGCACCACGCCATCGACTACATAGGTGGGCTCGGCATGGGTGGTGGCCCGCGAGGTTTCCGCGCAGCCGCCCTGGTCGATGGCCACGTCCACCAGCACCGCGCCTTCCTGCATGCGCGCCACCATTTCCGCGCTGACCAACTTGGGTGCCGCCGCGCCGGGAATCAGCACGCCGCCGATCACCAGGTCCGCCGCCAGCACCTGTTCGCGCACGGTAGCGTGGGTGGAGTAGAGGGTGGTGATGCGATTGCCGTAGAGGGCATCGAGCCGGCGCAGCGCATCGACGTTCTTGTCCAGCACGCTGACATCGGCGCCCAGGCCCACCGCCATGGCCAGGGCATGGGTGCCCACTACGCCGCCGCCGAGCACCACGATCTTGCCCGGTGCCACGCCCGGCACGCCGCCGAGCAATACGCCACGGCCTCCACGGGCTTTTTCCAGGCAGCTGGCGCCGGCCTGGATCGACATGCGTCCGGCCACTTCCGACATGGGCGCCAGCAGGGGCAGGCGACCATGGCTGTCGGTGACGGTCTCGTAGGCGATGCAGGTGGCGCCGCAGGCGATCAGTTCTTCGGTCTGGGGCCGGTCGGGTGCCAGGTGCAGGTAGGTGAAGAGGGTCTGCTCGGGGCGCAGTCGCGCGCGTTCCTGGGTCAGGGGTTCCTTGACCTTGACGATCAGTTGGGCCTGCTCGAAGACCTCCCCGGCGCTGCTGGCCACCTTGGCACCGGCCGCGCGGTAATCCTCGTCGTCGAAGCCGATGGCGGCGCCCGCCCTGGTTTCAACCCAGACGTCATGCCCGAGGCGGGTCAATTCGGCCACTGATTGCGGGGTCAGGCCGACCCGGTATTCGTGGTTCTTGATCTCCTTTGGCACTCCGATACGCATGGCGACCTCCAGGGTTCTTGTTGTCCTTTGACAAGTGTAGAAACCCGGCCGGGGCGGCCCCGCCGAATACTGGTGGGTTTTCAGGGGATCTCCCTGAAAAATGCGGGGAAAACAGGGCGTAACGGAAAGACGGTCACTCTCCCTGGTCCTTTTTTTCGCTCCTGTGGATGCCGCCGAGCAACTCCACTGGCATGGGGAAGACGATGGTGTTGGTCTTGTCGGTGGCGATCGAGCCCAGGGTCTGCATGTAGCGCAGCTGCATGGCGCCGGGCTGGCGGCTGAGCATTTCCGCCGCTTGCATGAGCTTTTCCGAGGCCTGCAGCTCGCCTTCGGCGTGGATCACCTTGGCCCGCCGCTCGCGCTCCGCCTCGGCCTGGCGGGCGATGGCGCGGATCATGGATTCATTGAGGTCGACGTGCTTGATCTCGACGTTGGAGACCTTGATCCCCCAGGCGTCGGTCTGGGCGTCCAGGGCCTGCTGGATATCGACGTTGAGGCGTTCGCGCTCGGCGAGCATCTCGTCCAACTCGTGCTTGCCGAGCACCGCGCGCAGGGTGGTCTGGGCGAGCTGGCTGGTGGCCATGAGGAAATTCTCCACCTGGATGATGGCGCGCTGGGGGTCTAGCACGCGGAAGTAGACCACCGCGTTGACCTTCACCGAGACGTTGTCGCGGGAGATGACGTCCTGGGGCGGCACATCCAGCACCACGGTGCGCAGGTCCACCCGCACCATCTGCTGGATGGCCGGGATGATCAGCACCAGCCCCGGTCCCTTGACCATCCAGAAGCGCCCGAGCTGGAACACCACGCCCCGCTCGTACTCGCGCAGGACGCGGATGGCCGAAGCCGCCAGCACGATGGCCAGGAACAGGAGGGTGGCAAAACTCAGGGGAACAGCCATGGTCAGTCTCCTTGGGGCGGTCGGTCGTCCGCCGTCACGTCCAGCATCAGTCCGTTGCGCGCCAGCACACGCACGCGCTGGCCGCTCTTCAGGGGCTGGGCGCTGCGTACCTGCCAGCGCTCGCCCTGCAATTGCACCCAGCCACTGCGCGGGTCGTCCAGGGTCTGTTCGAGCAGGGTGGCCTCGCTGCCCACCAGGCCGGCGTCGCCGCTGACCAGGGCTTTTCGCCGGGCGCGCAGGGCCATGGCGAGAATGGCGAAGATCACCAGCGCGCTGGCCAGCGCGATGGTGATGATCAGTGCGAGGGGGATGCCGTAGCCGGGCACGTCGGTGTCGATCAGGATCACCGCGCCTACCACGAACGCGGCGATGCCGCCGAAGCCGATGATGCCGAAACTGGGCATGAAGGCTTCCGCCACCATGAACAGGATGCCGAGCAGGATCAGCGCGACCCCGGCGAAGTTCACCGGCATCAGCTGCAAGGCGTAGAGCGCGAGGATCAGGCAGATGCCGCCGACCACGCCGCCGACCGCGCTGCCCGGGTTGGAGAATTCGAAGATCAGCCCGTAGACGCCGATCATCATCAGGATCAGCGCCACGCTGGGGTTGGCGATGACCGCCAGGATCCGCGCGCGCCAGTCCGGCTCACGCTGCACCAGCGGCGCACCGGCGGTGGCCAGGGTGATCTTCTGCCCGGCGACTTCCAGGGTGCGGCCATCCAGTTGGCGGAGCAGGTCGGGGATGTCACGGGCCAGCAGGTCCACCACCTTCAGGTGCTGGGCATCGCTGGCGGACAGGCTGACCGACTCGCGCACCGCCCGCTCGGCCCAGGTCGCGTTGCGCCCGCGCATTTGCGCCAGGCCACGGATATAGGCGGCGGCATCGTTGACCTGCTTGCGGGTGAGGGTTTCCTGGTCATCCGCCGGCTTGGCCTTGTCGTCCTTGGATTTTTCGTCCTTGTCGGCGGCCGGCTTGTCGCCTTGCGGTTGGCCGGGCATGCCGCCGATTTGCACCGGCGTCGCCGCGCCCAGGTTGGTACCGGGCGCCATGGCGGCGATATGGCTGGCGTAGAGGATGTAGGTGCCGGCGCTGGCGGCGCGCGCTCCACTGGGGGCGACGAAGCTCGCCACCGGCACCGGGCTGGCGAGGATCGCCTTGATGATGCTGCGCATGGAGGTGTCGAGGCCGCCGGGGGTGTCGATCTGGATGACCACCAACTGCGCCTTGTCGGCCTCGGCGCGTTGGATGCCACGGGTCAGGTAATCGGCCGTGGCCGGGCCGATCGGACCGTCCACGGTCAGCACCGTGACGCTTGCGGCGGCCAGCAGGGGGCCGGGCGCCAGCAGGGCCAGACACAGGAGCCGGCCGAGCAGCCAGCGGATCATGGGGGCCTCCCGAAATGCCGTGTTCACCTACAGCATAGTTGAGGCCTTTTGTCGGGTATTCGGGGCACGAGCCTTGTAGGAGCGAATTCATTCGCGATGGGGACCACGCCGGCCTCCGGCCTGCTTCGCGAATGAATTCGCTCCTACGGCGTGTCTTCCTGTTGGATTCGTCCGTTAGAGAGCGGCGTGGAACAGCGGCTTGCACGCCTTGGCGATCTGCTCGATATGGCGCTGGTCGGTGCCGCAACAGCCGCCCATGACATTGATCTGTGGCAGGCGCTGGCGTAGCCGGGCGTACTGGGCCCCCAGTTCCGCGGGGTCGCCGCTGTCCAGGGCGACGGCATCGTTCAGCTCGGCGTGGCTCTTGCGCGAGGCGTTGGCGCGCAGACCGCGTATGCGTTGCACCCGGCGATTGCTCGGCGTCAGCACAGCCTCGAAATGGTCCGGGTGGGCGCAATTGATCATGTAGTAGGCGGGGTAGGAAGCGGTGGCGCTGTCGACGGCCTCGATGGCCTCCAGCAGGCCCTGGCCGGTGGGCAGCCTGCCGTCGGTTTCCACGGTGAAGGCGATTACCACGGGCATGTGCGCGTCCCGGGCCGCCAGGGCGATGCCCACGGCTTCGTCGGCGTAGTTCATGGTGAGGGCGGTGATCATATCGGCGGCGGTCTCGGCGAATATGCCGATCTGTTCGCTGTGGTATTGCTGGGCCTGGAAGGGGTCCATGACGTCGTCCGGGATGTAGCCGTCGCCCCGGGGGCCGATGCAGCCGCTGATCACGATGGGGATGTTGGCGCTGCCCGCTTCACCGCCCACTTCGCTGCGCAGTGCCTGGAGCAGGGCGATGGCCTGGCGGTTGGCGTCGGCCAAGCCCTGGGGCGTGAAGCCAAGGTGATTGGCCCAGTCAGGGTTGGCGCGCCAGGTGGGGCTTTCCAGGATCAGGCCGGTGCCGTACTGGCGGGCGATGGCGCAGTAGCTGAGGAAGTACTTGCGCAGGGCTTCCTGGCCATCGGGGTAGTTGAGCAGCACGAAGGCGGCGAAGTCCGGCAGGGCGATGCCCTCGTGGAAGACCAGGGTGGTCTCGATGCCGCCATCGGTAAGGAAGAGTTCGCCCTGCAGCTGTGGCAGGGCGCCGCGAAACTGGGCCATCAGCATGACTCCTGACCTGTGGACGTTGGCTGTCCGCAGTGGGCTTCATGGCGAAGGTGGTGCGGGCAACCGCTTGGCCTCGGGCGGGTTCCGTGGTGGTTGGGCTGGCCCGTAGGCGCCACGCCGGGCGGGCTTTTGCGTTCGGCGGGTAACAGAAAAGGCTAGCACCCGCGCGGGGCGCGGCCCAGCGGGCTGATGGGTGGGGATTCGGGGTGTGGTCTTTCTTGTGGGGGCGAATTCATTCGCCAAGCAGACCGTAGGTCTGCCATTCGATCATCGAGGGGCAGCTGCGCTGCCCTTGGCGAATGAATTCGCCCCTACTGGTTGCGCTCGTGACGGTAGGCGCTCACCGCTTCGTAGACCGACTTGCGCAGGCGGTTGATGCCGCCGATGGGGCGGTGCTCCGGCAGCCCGTGCCAGGGGTTGAAGGAGAGGTTGTCGCAGGCCAGGTTCTGCTCGCGGCTGTCGAAGTCCTGGGCCGGGACGCGGATGGTGGCGACGGTCACGAAGGGCGAAATGGATTCATCCCACTCGACGCTGGTGTCCTCGATAGGCATGTAGTACTGGGCGTTCTGCTTCTGCACCTGGAGGGCGAAGCAGGCCGGCACGCGGTCCAGGGACAACTGCTGGTAGAGGGCGTTGCGGAGGAAGTTGGGCAGCGCGGTGTTCTGCTCGGGCACCTGGTAGGGCGGGCA is a genomic window of Pseudomonas resinovorans NBRC 106553 containing:
- a CDS encoding nodulation protein NfeD, with translation MIRWLLGRLLCLALLAPGPLLAAASVTVLTVDGPIGPATADYLTRGIQRAEADKAQLVVIQIDTPGGLDTSMRSIIKAILASPVPVASFVAPSGARAASAGTYILYASHIAAMAPGTNLGAATPVQIGGMPGQPQGDKPAADKDEKSKDDKAKPADDQETLTRKQVNDAAAYIRGLAQMRGRNATWAERAVRESVSLSASDAQHLKVVDLLARDIPDLLRQLDGRTLEVAGQKITLATAGAPLVQREPDWRARILAVIANPSVALILMMIGVYGLIFEFSNPGSAVGGVVGGICLILALYALQLMPVNFAGVALILLGILFMVAEAFMPSFGIIGFGGIAAFVVGAVILIDTDVPGYGIPLALIITIALASALVIFAILAMALRARRKALVSGDAGLVGSEATLLEQTLDDPRSGWVQLQGERWQVRSAQPLKSGQRVRVLARNGLMLDVTADDRPPQGD
- a CDS encoding homocysteine S-methyltransferase family protein, which gives rise to MAQFRGALPQLQGELFLTDGGIETTLVFHEGIALPDFAAFVLLNYPDGQEALRKYFLSYCAIARQYGTGLILESPTWRANPDWANHLGFTPQGLADANRQAIALLQALRSEVGGEAGSANIPIVISGCIGPRGDGYIPDDVMDPFQAQQYHSEQIGIFAETAADMITALTMNYADEAVGIALAARDAHMPVVIAFTVETDGRLPTGQGLLEAIEAVDSATASYPAYYMINCAHPDHFEAVLTPSNRRVQRIRGLRANASRKSHAELNDAVALDSGDPAELGAQYARLRQRLPQINVMGGCCGTDQRHIEQIAKACKPLFHAAL
- a CDS encoding methyl-accepting chemotaxis protein, which translates into the protein MPSTLKFSQKILLAASLVMIVAFTLFVLFNDYRQRQALNADVHASLEEVGSLATRNIKTWLEGRIQLVESLAQQLSANGQQGDPLHAALNLPVYGQRFQLTYFGGADGAMTSVPAGNRPADYDPRARGWYQAANAAQGSALTEPYVAASSQKLVITIATPVRQDGQMVGVAGADMELASIAQLLDSLKFQGHGHAFLVSAQGKVLLHPDSRYILKGIDTVYPQDTPKVQAGVSEIEVDGKTQFIAFTPLEGLPSANWYVALVLDQDAAFAMLDEVRTSAIIATLIAVAATVLLLGMLIRLLMQPLHQLGHAMRDIAEGDGDLTKRLTVQAHDEFGAVATSFNRFVERIHGSIREVSSATTQVNQVAKLVLNASNSSMSNSDEQANRTNSVAAAINELGAAAQEIARNAADASHQASSARTLAEDGRQVVERTISAMNELSGKIRASCGNIETLNSKTVNIGQILEVIKGISEQTNLLALNAAIEAARAGEAGRGFAVVADEVRNLAHRTQESAQEIQQMIEELQVGAREAVSTMTESQRYSEQSVEIANQAGERLGSVTNRIGEIDGMNQSVATATEEQTAVVDSLNMDITEINTLNQEGVENLQATLRACADLDQQAARLQQLVGSFRI
- a CDS encoding slipin family protein, translated to MAVPLSFATLLFLAIVLAASAIRVLREYERGVVFQLGRFWMVKGPGLVLIIPAIQQMVRVDLRTVVLDVPPQDVISRDNVSVKVNAVVYFRVLDPQRAIIQVENFLMATSQLAQTTLRAVLGKHELDEMLAERERLNVDIQQALDAQTDAWGIKVSNVEIKHVDLNESMIRAIARQAEAERERRAKVIHAEGELQASEKLMQAAEMLSRQPGAMQLRYMQTLGSIATDKTNTIVFPMPVELLGGIHRSEKKDQGE
- the ald gene encoding alanine dehydrogenase; amino-acid sequence: MRIGVPKEIKNHEYRVGLTPQSVAELTRLGHDVWVETRAGAAIGFDDEDYRAAGAKVASSAGEVFEQAQLIVKVKEPLTQERARLRPEQTLFTYLHLAPDRPQTEELIACGATCIAYETVTDSHGRLPLLAPMSEVAGRMSIQAGASCLEKARGGRGVLLGGVPGVAPGKIVVLGGGVVGTHALAMAVGLGADVSVLDKNVDALRRLDALYGNRITTLYSTHATVREQVLAADLVIGGVLIPGAAAPKLVSAEMVARMQEGAVLVDVAIDQGGCAETSRATTHAEPTYVVDGVVHYCVANMPGAVARTSTLALNNATLPFVIALAQKGTRRALEDDLHLRHGLNVAKGRLTNGSVAAAHHMEYVHLEEMLKQL